The DNA window CGCAGGCCGTCCGCGGCACGGTCGGCCGAGCCGGCTGGATCTGGACCGCGGTACGGGCCCGCAAGGCCATCGCGGCCGGAGCCGCCACCGCCGGCGCGGTCGTCGTGACCACCGCCTACAGCGCGGGCCGCCGCGCGGGCCTGCGGCAGCGCGGACCGCTCTCGAGGCTCACCGGCGGACGTATCTGATCCCGCTGCCCCTCGGTTCCCTCGATCGGTCCAGTGTGGCAGGGGCGATGGGGGGCACACGAGCGCAGCCGTGCAGCCCAGCCAGGAGGCCCCTTGATGTCCAGCGTGTCCGCTCTGATCGTCGTGCGCCTCGATGCGACGACGGGTCAAGTGCCTCTTCTCGCCCGCTTCTCCTACGACAGCGGTGCTCCCTATGAGGTACAGGCCGCGTTCTTCGACGGCCCCAGCGTCCTGGCACGCTGGCACTTCGACCGGCAGATGCTGGCCGAGGGGCTCCACCGTCCGGTGGGGGAGGGCGACGTGGCCTTCCGCCCCCGCCAGGGATCCGGCGCCGGCGAGCTCCGGGTCGACCTGCGCGGCGGATGCAGCGGGCCGCACGGGCAGGCCGTCCTCTTCGTGGAGGCCCGCGCGCTCGCGGCCTTCCTGGAGCAGACGTACACGGTCGTCCGCGCCGGCGACGAGTTCCTCGACCTGGACAAGCTCCTCGAGGAGTTCCTGGCCCGATGACTCCCGACGGATCCCGCCCCGCGGCCGCTGAGCCATCCGAAGGCTCGTGGCCGCGGGAGGGTTTCGTACGGCCCGATCGCGGCAAGGCGCCACCCATGGTGCAAATCGGGTACACGATGATGACCGAGCAGGCAGGCCCGCGAGAGCTGGTGTCCCACGTGGTGGGAGCGGAGCGGGCGGGGTTCGACTTCTCCGTTATCTCGGACCACTCCTTCCCCTGGCTGGAGTCGCAGGGGCACGCCGCGTACGCCTGGAGCGTCCTGGGCGCGGCGGCGCAGGCGACCTCCCGGATCCCGCTGATGACATACGTGACCTGCCCGACCTTCCGCTACCACCCCGCGGTCGTCGCCCAGAAGGCCGCGACCCTGCAGATCCTGTCCGAGGGCCGCTTCCGGCTGGGCCTCGGCTCCGGCGAGAACCTCAACGAGCACATCGTCGGCGCGGGCTGGCCCGCGGCCCACGTACGCCTGGAGATGCTGGAGGAGGCCGTCGACATCATCCGGCGGATGTTCACCGGCGAGTACGTGAGCCACCACGGCACGCACTTCGACGTCGAGAACGCCAGGCTCTGGGACGTCCCCGACGATCTGCCCCCGATCGGGATCGCCGTCTCGGGCCCCGTTTCGTGCGAGGTCGCGGGCCGCCACGGCGACCTCGTGATCGCCACGGAGCCGAAGGCGGAGCTCCTGCGGCGGTTCGACGAGCACGGAGGCGCGGGCAAGCCCCGGGTCGGCCAGCTCCCCGTCTGCTACGACCCCGACCGCGACGCTGCCGTGTCCCGCGCCCACGACCAGTTCCGCTGGGCCCTGGGCGGCTGGCGCGTGAACGCCGAACTCCCCGGCCCGACCGGCTTCGAGCAAGCCGCGCAGCACACCCGGCCCGAAGACGTGGCCGAGGCCATCGCGTGCGGCGACGACGTCGAAGCGTTCGTGGAGGCGGTGCGGCCCTACGCGGAGGCGGGCTTCACCGAGGTCGCCCTCGTCCAGATCGGCGGCGACCACCAGGAACCGTTCCTGGAGTGGGCCGAGGCCAAGCTGCTGCCCGCCCTGCGGAAACTGTGAGGACGACGCCGCCATGAACCGCGCTGCTCTCTTCGATGTCGACGGCACCCTCGCGGACACCAACCACCTCCACGTCACCGCCTGGTGGGAGGCCCTGCGGCAGGCCGGGCACCGCGTGCCCATGCACGCCATCCACCGGTCGATCGGCCTGCCCGGCGAGGACCTCCTCGACCACCTGCTCGGCGAGGACCGGGACCACTCCGACGACGACCGGATGAGCGCCTCCCACGACACGCTGTACGCGACGTACTTCGACCGGCTCCCCGCCTTCGACTCGGCCGCGCGGCTGCTGCGCACCCTCTCGAAGGCCGGGTGGAAGGTCCTGCTCGTCACCTCGGCCAAGGACAGGGAGCTCAAGGCCCTGCGCAAGGCCATCGACGCGGACGACGCCATCACGGACACCGCGACCTCCGATGACGTCGAGCAGGGCAAACCCGCCCCGGACCCCGTCCGGCACGCCCTCGAACTGGCGCAGGTACCACCCGGACGCGCGGTGTTCGTCGGCGACTCCGTCTGGGACATGAAGGCGGCCGAGCGGGCCGGCGTGACCGTCGTCGGCCTGCTGTGCGGCGGGATCCCCCGGGGCGACCTGGAGGAGGCCGGAGCGGTCGCCGTCTACCGCGACCCGGCCGATCTCCTGGCCGGACTCGGCGCGAGCCCGTTCTCCCGGGTACCCGCCTGACCCCGCGCGAAGGGCGGGCTCCACGCCAGGAGTCCGGGGCCCTCCCCCTTCCGGATCATCGTTTTCCCCGGCTGCCTCCGGGCAGGCGCGGGCCATGAACCAGTCGAAGGCACCGGTACTCGAAGCGCTGGCCGCCTACCAAGAGAGCGGCCAGACCCCCTTCACACCCCCCGGGCACGAGCAGGGCCGCGGCGTCGACCCCCGGGTGCGGGCCGTCCTGGGCGACGCGGTGTTCCGTTCCGACGTACTGGCCACCAGCGGCCTGGACGACCGGACGGCTTCCCAGGCGGTCGTGGAGGCGGCGCAGGCGCTGATGGCCGAGGCCGTCGGCGCCGACCACGCGTTCTTCTCCACCTGCGGCAGCTCCCTGTCGGTGAAGTCGGCCGTGCTGTCCGTCGCCGGCCCCCACGAGCGCGCGTGCACGGCCGGGACGACTTCTGCGGACCGGGCCGGGCAGCGGACATGGAGCCCCTGCAGATCATCCTCGACATCAGCGCGTGGGAGGTGACCGGCTACCGGCCGCGGACTGGCTGCGCCGGCACCACCGGGTCAACCTCCACGTCGCCGACCACCGCCGCCTCAGCGCCCAGCTCACCCACGCCGACGACGACGGCACCGCCGATGCCCTGCTGACGGCCCTGACCGACCTCGCCGCCCACGCCGCGGAGCTTCGGACCGGTCGGCCCGTGCAGGTGCCCCAGCCACCCCGGATGCGGCTGGAGCAGGCGGCCCTGCCCCGTGACGCCTATTTCGGCCCGACGGAACAGGTTCCCTGGGACAAGGCCCACGGGCGGATCGCCGCCGAGATGCTGACCCCGTACCCGGCGGGCATCCCGGCGGCCCTGCCCGGGGAACGCCTCACCCAGGACGTGCTCCACTACCTGCGCTCCGGGGTCGAGGCGGGCATGTTCGTACCGGACGCGGTCGACACGCAGGTCACGAGCGTACGGGTGACGCGCGAGGAGTAGACCCCGCCGCAGGCGGCGCCCCCGCGCCCCTGCGGCTCTCGCGGTGGTTCCGCGGTTCGCCCGAGGTCGTGAACGCCAAGAACCCCGGCACCGCACCGTGATTCATGTTCGCGGGACCGATGAGTTCTCGCTCCTCCCGGGGT is part of the Streptomyces subrutilus genome and encodes:
- a CDS encoding HAD family hydrolase — its product is MNRAALFDVDGTLADTNHLHVTAWWEALRQAGHRVPMHAIHRSIGLPGEDLLDHLLGEDRDHSDDDRMSASHDTLYATYFDRLPAFDSAARLLRTLSKAGWKVLLVTSAKDRELKALRKAIDADDAITDTATSDDVEQGKPAPDPVRHALELAQVPPGRAVFVGDSVWDMKAAERAGVTVVGLLCGGIPRGDLEEAGAVAVYRDPADLLAGLGASPFSRVPA
- a CDS encoding LLM class F420-dependent oxidoreductase — its product is MVQIGYTMMTEQAGPRELVSHVVGAERAGFDFSVISDHSFPWLESQGHAAYAWSVLGAAAQATSRIPLMTYVTCPTFRYHPAVVAQKAATLQILSEGRFRLGLGSGENLNEHIVGAGWPAAHVRLEMLEEAVDIIRRMFTGEYVSHHGTHFDVENARLWDVPDDLPPIGIAVSGPVSCEVAGRHGDLVIATEPKAELLRRFDEHGGAGKPRVGQLPVCYDPDRDAAVSRAHDQFRWALGGWRVNAELPGPTGFEQAAQHTRPEDVAEAIACGDDVEAFVEAVRPYAEAGFTEVALVQIGGDHQEPFLEWAEAKLLPALRKL
- a CDS encoding SsgA family sporulation/cell division regulator; the encoded protein is MSSVSALIVVRLDATTGQVPLLARFSYDSGAPYEVQAAFFDGPSVLARWHFDRQMLAEGLHRPVGEGDVAFRPRQGSGAGELRVDLRGGCSGPHGQAVLFVEARALAAFLEQTYTVVRAGDEFLDLDKLLEEFLAR